In one Ischnura elegans chromosome 13, ioIscEleg1.1, whole genome shotgun sequence genomic region, the following are encoded:
- the LOC124170229 gene encoding zinc finger protein 260-like, translating into MDWTLVGAKEEPSPEENAQSDPVTYKCSSVKEDQSSDYDEGCVLNDCTYVTTSNLMHQDSSNQPTARLDGEPIESLTVPQKTTTEAFWLPAPEEMPIQTTSTSYLLAKGNVLNHSIDECIGPTYMVTQANKAGASHVGIGRNLMDKDLEKCGASETYEISSCSIPEDRQCNTKDIESLESSRGGAAMAVVGEKSGCDAPNSTHNLRCIRISGNDRSGCETIMGGSEKILNCLMKNPGNSYSSNEDSYNCFNCRDVFNNKKELMKHMKIHFVARNFDAAAESSVVDVSLEGHSSSGHSSSCEPTTSKGLSEQERKRLDPMPKENVLNKETSGGKGDETNTRLLTRSFTLEENSTSQRLSSRSSSIRNLRNHVGPRMEERLYSCSECTDSFAQKRDLTVHKLTHAGGKTYSCSTCRKPFTRRGHLDIHSRTHAVEKPFICKVCSKSFSRKDILYAHVRKHPGERPYSCNVCEKSFSIKSNLVRYVRTHTGKKPFSCDVCEMSFSDKSTLVRHVRRHAGEKPFSCDECEKSFLWKSDLVRHVRTHTGEKTFSCRICEKSFTEKSNLKRHSRKHTGEKPFSCSECEKSFSDKSTLVRHVRTHTGDKPYSCSICGKCFTRRCHLKSHLRTHTGEKPFFCHLCSKAFARKSQLTSHIQRHSGEKP; encoded by the exons ATGGACTGGACGCTGGTTggggcaaaggaggaaccatctcccgaggagaatgcccag agtgatccagTAACATACAAGTGCTCTTCTGTGAAAGAAGATCAGAGTAGCGATTATGACGAAGGATGCGTGCTTAACGATTGCACTTATGTCACCACAAGCAACCTGATGCATCAAGACTCTTCTAATCAG CCTACTGCACGTTTGGATGGGGAGCCAATTGAGAGTTTGACTGTGCCCCAGAAGACTACAACAGAGGCATTTT ggCTCCCTGCTCCTGAAGAAATGCCCATTcaaacaacatcaacttcatatctgcttGCGAAAGGAAATGTATTGAATCATTCAATCGATGAATGCATTGGTCCGACATATATGGTGACACAAGCAAACAAGGCTGGAGCATCCCATGTAGGGATAGGAAGAAATCTTATGGAtaaagacttggaaaaatgtggtgcttctgAAACTTACGAGATATCAAGTTGCTCAATTCCTGAAGACAGACAATGTAATACCAAAGACATAGAATCACTTgaaagcagcagaggtggagccgcaatggctgttgttggggagaaaagtggttgtgatgcaccaaatTCCACGCATAACCTTAGGTGTATCAGAATAAGTGGAAATGACAGAAGTGGCTGTGAGACCATCATGGGAGGCAGTGAGAAGATACTTAATTGCTTGATGAAAAATCCAGGGAACAGttacagttcaaacgaagattcataCAATTGCTTCAATTGCAGAGATGTGTTCAACAACAAGAAGGAGctaatgaaacacatgaaaattcattttgttgctcgTAATTTTGACGCTGCAGCAGAATCATCTGTCGTAGATGTGTCTCTGGAAGGACATTCATCAAGCGGACATAGCAGTTCTTGCGAGCCTACCACCTCAAAGGGTTTAAGTGAGCAGGAGAGGAAAAGACTAGATCCCATGCCAAAAGAGAATGTGCTCAACAAGGAAACCAGCGGAGGAAAAGGGGATGAGACAAATACAAGACTATTGACGAGAAGTTTCACTCTGGAAGAGAACTCAACTTCACAGCGTTTATCTTCAAGGTCATCTAGCATTAGAAATCTGCGCAATCACGTGGGTCCGAGAATGGAAGAGAGACTGTATTCATGCAGCGAGTGCACTGATTCCTTCGCTCAGAAAAGGGACCTCACCGTACACAAACTTACACACGCAGGAGGAAAAAcgtattcttgtagcacttgCAGGAAGCCTTTCACTCGTAGAGGTCATCTCGACATTCACTCGCGAACACACGCAGtagagaagccttttatatgtaaggtctgcagcaagtccttctCTAGGAAAGACATTCTCTACGCGCACGTACGTAAACACCCAGGAGAAAGGCCTTATTCATGcaacgtgtgtgaaaagtctttttcgATTAAGAGCAACTTAGTTAGATATGTGCGCACGCACACGGGAAAGAAACCATTTTCTTGCGACGTGTGTGAAAtgtctttctcggataagagtaccttagttagacatgtacgcaGGCACGCGGGAGAGAAACCGTTTTCTTGcgacgagtgtgaaaagtctttcttgtggaagagcgacttagttagacatgtacgtacGCATACGGGAGAGAAAACTTTTTCGTGCAGAATCTGCGAGAAATCTTTCACTGAGAAGAGTAATCTCAAAAGACACTCGCGAaaacacacgggagagaagccatTTTCATGCagtgagtgtgaaaagtctttctcggataagagtaccttagttagacatgtacgtacgcatacgggggataaaccgtattcttgtagcatttgcggcAAGTGTTTCACTCGGAGATGTCATCTCAAGAGTCActtgcgaacacacacgggagagaagccttttttcTGCCACCTGTGCAGCAAGGCCTTCGCTAGGAAAAGTCAGCTCACCTCACACATTCAAAGACACTCGGGGGAGAAGCCTTAA